The genomic DNA AGATACTGGTCCGATTTGTCGCCAACCCTGGGCCGGTCGACAATCGCCTCAGTGTCGAAAACAGCTTTGCGTCCGGTCACTTCAGGTCATCGGAAACTGCCTCTGCACTTCCGAGTTCCGCGCCGGTCATCGGGTCACTGTCCTGATCCGACTGAAGACGCGCCGTCATGGCCGACAGTGATGCTTCCTCTTTGGCATCGAGGTTGACCCAGGCGTTACCGTCCCCGCCATCCACCGCGGGTTCGCCATCCTTCATCACGAGCCCGGTGCCGCTGTTCCAGGGCGCTCCAACCACCTCACCGCCGTGCGACATCTTGAAGTAGGTACTCGCGAATTCGGGCATCGGTGCCAGCTTGCCCGACGGGAAATTGGGCGATATCGCATACAGCGCTTTTTCGAACGATTTCTGGTGCGAAACTTCGCGCGTCATCAGAAAGCCCAGCGCATCGCGGATACCCGGATCGTCTGTGACGTTGATCAGTCGCTCATAGAGAATTTTCGCGCGAGCCTCTGCCGCGATGTTCGAGCGCAGATCGGCGGTCGGCTCACCGATCGTGTCGATGTAGGCGGCCGTCCACGGCACGCCTCCTGAATTGGTCAACGCGGGGCCACCACCGTGCAGGAGCTGGGTGACGTGGCTATCGTTGCCGGCGGCATTCAGCTTTCGGTACAGCTCTGCCTGCTCGTCCACCGCTTCGGCGAGCTCGCCTTTCGCGCCGCGGTTGAGCATCGCCACGATCGAGCCGATGATTTCCAGGTGACTGAGCTCCTCCGTCGCGATGTCGTAAAGCATGTCCTTGCGGCCCGGATCTTCCTCGGCTACCGCCTGGGTGAAGTAGCGCATCGCGGCGGCAAGCTCGCCCTGCGGACCGCCGAACTGCTCGAGCATCAGATTTGCGAGACCGGGATTGGTCGTGCCTACTCGCACCGTGTACTGCAGCAGCCTGTTGTGCATGAACATGAGAGTCTCCGTTTCAGTGAATGCCAGCAACACAGCGCATGGGGTATGCCTGCGAGGACGCGGTCTACCACTAAATCAGGCATGCCACGCACGTTGAGGATGCGTCACAAGGCGCGCAAACGGTCATGTCCTCATAGCAACAGCAAGACAGGCATGGATCGAGGCGATTCAGACGAACCGAAGCATGGTCATCAGCGCAAACGCCCACGAAGTTATTTTTTTGAAGAAGCTGACGGGCGTGGCAGCAACACGATGCCAGCGACATATGGTGGTAATGCTATCGCAGCAAAATATTCTCGGTGTACTCTGCAGAACTGATGAAAGGAGAATCTCCATATCCGTTTTCTGGACAGGCCGAGCACGCCTGAAATGGGCGCATTTGCATCGGGCGTGCTGTTTCTACATTGTTTGCCGGTAACGCCTGAGTGTCCCTGCCTGACTCACCTCGGGTCGAAATGAGGTGACCAGTCCTTAACCGTCCGCGCAAATCTGGATTTCACCAGTCTGAATTCGTGAGGGGCGCAATCAACGACGCGTTCGGCGCTTTCGTGGTTTCGGCGATGTCACGCTGCAATCCAGAAATTGCTGCCTCCCCTTCGCGACTGATGCGACTCGCCCTCGTGCGGCTCCGATCGCGGCATGTGTACCGCTAGCCACATGCTTAGGAAAAGATTTTTCTTCGTCCATGGATTCTTCGTGACGGGTCGCCTCTGGAACCAAAGCTTGTTGAAATGGTTGAATGACCCGTCGACGCGACGAAGGTATGCGGTCATTTAACGACGCCCTTCCGATGAAGGGCAGAAGGTCTGAAGCCAGGTGTCCGCGTGGACACATGCACTCAGACCTTGATGACAGAGAAATCGGACCTGCGAAGCAGACTGGTGGTTGGGGAACGACGGGATGGTCGGCGGGAATTTGACGAAGACGCGGTGCGCGACCTGGTGACACTGAGTCTGAGGCCCGGCGTATCGGTCGCGCGCACGGCCATGGATCACGACGTCAATCCCAACCAGTTGCGCTGGTGGATTACATGCGATGCAGCAACAGGTTGCGCGCGCGTCTGGAGATCCTGGCCCTTCTGAGCCGATGGTGATCGACGATGCCGCGCGACGTTGCGAGCGCGGCGCATTAAAATTCCTAACAGTTTGGGCGCGTGCGTGCAGCACGTGATCATGCACAATCTGCGCCGCCTTGAGGGGCGCCGACGGATTGTGCGACAACCGGTTGAAGCCGCACCAATATCGCACATTGATCTAGTTTTCTGGTGGTGCCGTGCCGTGGATGGCGTCCGTCACGAAACTTCGTTGAGAAACCGGCAGGCAGGACAATTGGCCTTCGTACCGGGCCGCAAGTTCGTGTGCAACGGCCAGCGTGATAAACGCGGAGCGCGTCATGTGACGTTCTCTGGCTACCAGATCGACCTGCTGCAGCAGAGTGTCGAGCAGGTTGACCTGAATGCCAACGGCTTGCGAGGTAACCCGTGCAAGATTGATGTCGACAAACATCCAGATTCCTTCCCCGTCGTCCATCTCGTGCGCCTGCAACTCTGACGTACTGCACGTCGGAGCGGGTATGAGCTGTTCGCTACGGTCATACATCAGTTCGACGGCCTGCTTCGCCTCGGTCTTTAATTCGTACATTGACTCACCGTGCGCAACGGCACGGGGGAAATCGGGGAAACTGGCGCGAAAGC from Paraburkholderia edwinii includes the following:
- a CDS encoding manganese catalase family protein — its product is MFMHNRLLQYTVRVGTTNPGLANLMLEQFGGPQGELAAAMRYFTQAVAEEDPGRKDMLYDIATEELSHLEIIGSIVAMLNRGAKGELAEAVDEQAELYRKLNAAGNDSHVTQLLHGGGPALTNSGGVPWTAAYIDTIGEPTADLRSNIAAEARAKILYERLINVTDDPGIRDALGFLMTREVSHQKSFEKALYAISPNFPSGKLAPMPEFASTYFKMSHGGEVVGAPWNSGTGLVMKDGEPAVDGGDGNAWVNLDAKEEASLSAMTARLQSDQDSDPMTGAELGSAEAVSDDLK
- a CDS encoding transposase, which produces MTEKSDLRSRLVVGERRDGRREFDEDAVRDLVTLSLRPGVSVARTAMDHDVNPNQLRWWITCDAATGCARVWRSWPF
- a CDS encoding type II toxin-antitoxin system HicB family antitoxin, which gives rise to MQYPLYVHRTGDTSFRASFPDFPRAVAHGESMYELKTEAKQAVELMYDRSEQLIPAPTCSTSELQAHEMDDGEGIWMFVDINLARVTSQAVGIQVNLLDTLLQQVDLVARERHMTRSAFITLAVAHELAARYEGQLSCLPVSQRSFVTDAIHGTAPPEN